In one Rutidosis leptorrhynchoides isolate AG116_Rl617_1_P2 chromosome 8, CSIRO_AGI_Rlap_v1, whole genome shotgun sequence genomic region, the following are encoded:
- the LOC139863201 gene encoding uncharacterized protein, which produces MAQNLMDQIVRRTPVKPQKESSVNDGKRKWDENKGKNSNQHPSKRQETPRNNNDGSNANPNYRGKQPHCKRCGKHHQGYCTVVCDKCKKTGHMVKDYRVKLPGAPGSCYECGQTGHFKNNCPNKKNDGPARGRTFNINTREAHEDPDLVTGMSLLNNHFVSVLFDTGTDKSFISKEFRHDISKPLMPLELKYTVELDNGKLLKSDKIYQNCTLNLAGKDFEIDLIPIELVSFDMVVGMDWLSKNKAEVICAKKIIRIPLENGEPLLVYRVKRNTKLNLISCLKVQKCLRKGCHAILAHVKDVESKEKRPNDVPVVKDFIEVFPEKLPGLSPHRVVEF; this is translated from the coding sequence ATGGCTCAAAATCTAATGGATCAGATCGTTCGTCGGACACCGGTAAAGCCTCAAAAAGAATCATCGGTGAATGATGGAAAGCGCAAGTGGGACGAGAACAAGGGAAAGAATTCCAACCAGCATCCCTCGAAAAGACAAGAAACCCCTAGGAACAACAACGATGGATCTAATGCTAACCCGAACTATAGGGGGAAACAACCTCACTGTAAAAGGTGCGGTAAACATCATCAGGGGTATTGCACAGTTGTTTGTGATAAGTGCAAGAAAACAGGGCATATGGTAAAGGACTACAGGGTGAAACTTCCAGGGGCGCCAGGAAGTTGCTACGAATGCGGCCAAACTGGGCATTTCAAAAACAACTGCCCAAACAAGAAGAACGATGGACCTGCCCGTGGAAGGACTTTCAACATTAATACGAGGGAGGCTCATGAGGATCCAGATTTAGTTACGGGTATGTCTCTACTCAACAATCATTTTGTATCTGTGCTATTTGATACTGGTACTGATAAAAGTTTTATATCTAAAGAATTTCGACATGATATTAGCAAACCATTGATGCCTTTAGAACTTAAGTACACTGTAGAGTTGGATAATGGTAAATTATTAAAATCAGACAAGATATACCAGAATTGTACTCTAAACTTAGCGGGTAAAGATTTTGAaatagatttgatacccatagaactagTAAGTTTTGATATGGTGGTCGGAATGGATTGGTTGTCCAAAAACAAAGCTGAAGTTATCTGTGCTAAGAAGATTATTCGAATCCCACTTGAGAATGGTGAACCACTACTGGTGTACAGAGTGAAGCGCAATacgaaactgaacctcattagttgtttaAAGGTTCAGAAATGCCTGAGGAAGGGTTGTcatgccatcctagcacatgtaaaggaTGTCGAGTCGAAGGAAAAGCGACCTAATGACGTGCCAGTCGTCAAGGATTTTATTGAGGTCTTCCCAGA